Genomic segment of bacterium:
GCGGGTTAGCCGACAGCTTTCTCAAGATCGTTCCGGCCTGCTCGTAATTCTGGATCCTCATCTCCGCGCGCGCCCAATAGACGAACGCGTTGTAAGCCTGCTCCCAATCCGTGGTTTGCTGAGTGACGCGGACGAAGGCATCCCGCGCCTCTTCATAGCGCCGTTGCGAGAATCTGCATAATCCGTAGTGATACATCGCATTCATCGCCTCGGCTCTGGGAGGACGCAACTGATACGCGGCATTGAACTGCTCCGCAGCGTCGTCCCACCGCTTCTGGTCCCGATAGAGAACACCCAACTGATAATGGAGAGCGGCGAGATCCGTATCGCGCTTGGCTTTGGGCAGACCATTCACGAGCAGTTCGATCGCTTGATCACGATTGGTCTGCTCCGCGAGCGTGCGCGCCCGGAAGAGAATCGCGGAGGGAATGTGCTTGCTCTTCGGGAACAGCGTCGTTAGCTCAGTGAACTTCCGGTCCGCCCGACCGAGTTCACCCAACCGATAGTACGAAACGCCCATCAGATACAACGCATCATCCACCCAGCGACTCTTCGGATAGAGTTCGAGGAGCTTCGCACAGGTCTCGAGCACTTTGCGATATTTCTCTGGCGACCGTACATCCCGTTGAACACCGGCGCCTTGCGGATTTGCCGGAGTCCGTGGCGGAGACGGTTGTTGCGTCTGTGCTGGTTGCGGTTGATTGCGGTTGTCCCGTTCCGCCTCCGCAAACTTCCGCTTGGCATTATAGAACGTGTTGTAGTAGGCACAGCCCGCCGTGAGCAGCGCCAGACCCATGACCGCCAACAGGAGGAGAGGTAGAATCCGTCGTCTCATTGTGCTACGCTTCCGGAAGATGAATCCCGACGTCCGCGTTCGAATATTTCCACAAGTTCCGGCAGGATCGTGCCGGCAGGTCCCAACAGATGGTAGGTCACCGAACCGCTGAGCGGAGTTTCCTCCATATTTACCTCTATGACGGGGATCCCCCGTGATAGAGCGATTTCGGGCAGAGACGCCGCCGGGTAGACCACTGCCGAGGTTCCGATCGTCAAGAAGAGATCGCAGCGCTGAGAGGCTTCAGCCGCAGCCTCAAAGACTCCCGGCGGAAGCATCTCGCCAAACCAGACCACCCCCGGCCTGAGCATCCCTCCACAGGGGCACATAGGGACTTTCCCGGCAAAGGTGATCTCTTCCATCGAGCTTTCGGATCCGCAGCGATTGCATCTATTAATTCTAATATTACCATGAAGTTCAAGAACGTTTCGACTCCCCGCCATGAGATGAAGTCCGTCCACGTTCTGGGTCACTAAAGTAAATTTCGGAGCGAGTTCCTCCCACCTCGCGAGCGCCATATGGCCGGGATTGGGCTTGACGGTTGTGAGGATATCCCGGCGGTGCTGATACCATTCCCAAACTAAGTCAGGATTAGCCATGAAAGCGTCCATGTTGGCCAGCTCCTGTGGCTTAAACTTCGACCACAGCCCTTCCTTTCCCCGAAAGGTGGCCACACCGGATTCGGCTGAGATTCCGGCACCCGTTAGGACACATATATGTGAAGCATTTTTAATGTCTTGCACGAGCCGAGTGCCGATTTCCATGCGAGGTTTTCCCACTTGACATTGGATATCCCATTGAGTATATTAGGCTACTCAAAGGAAGGGTGTTGCCGATTCCGAATTCAAGCGGCAACATCGTCTGATAATCTCAAAGAATCCATCGTATGGCGCAACATAAATCTTGCGAGAAGAGGATGAAGACGGCCGCCGCCGCCCGGCTTCGCAACCGTCGGGATCGCGCACGCTGCCGCGCCGCCGAAAAACACGTTCTGAATGCGACCGATATCGCAGCGGCTCGGACCGCCCTGATGGAAGCGTACGCCTTGATGGACCGCATGGTTCACAAAGGGCTATTCCATCGCAATGCGGCGGCCCGGCGAAAGGCAGCTTTGGCACACCGCGTAAACCGAATGCAAGCGTAGCTGCTCTTCTCAGACGGGATTCCCCCGCCGAGCCGGTGTTACTCTGGCGCTCCTCCCCCTCCAGCCAGAGTCGGAACACCGGCTCTTCTTTTTTCGATCTCTTCAGCGATTCAGCGCGGCCGCTCGTAATTGGGAGCTTCCCGCGTGATAATCACGTCATGGGGATGGCTCTCACGATAACCGGCTGACGAGGCTTGAACAAGCCGCGCGTTCCGGTGCAACTCTGCGATGTCGCGAGCCCCGCAATACCCCATCGCCGCTCGCAATCCCCCCACGAGTTGGAACACCGTGTCCGCCAGCTTCCCCTTGTAGGGGACGCGGCCTTCGATTCCCTCGGGAACAAACTTGCCACTGGCATCGGCCGCCGACTGGAAATAACGGTCGGCGCTGCCTTGCTTCATGGCTCCCACCGAACCCATTCCCCGGAACTGCTTGTAGCTGCGGCCCTCCAGAAGAATCATCTCGCCCGGACTCTCCTCCGTACCCGCGAAGAGGCTGCCGATCATCACCGAATCCGCTCCGGCGGCAATGGCCTTGGCGATGTCGCCCGAATAGCGAATCCCGCCATCGGCAACGGCCGGAATGCCTCGCTCGCGGGTCGCGCGAATCACCTCAAGAATCGCCGTGACCTGCGGCATTCCCACTCCCGCCACGACCCGGGTGGTGCAGATCGAACCCGGTCCCACGCCGATTTTCACCGCATCCGCTCCCGCCTTGACAAGTGCCTCCGCCCCATCGGCCGTTACGACGTTGCCGGCGATGAGGTCCGGGGCCGGGAACTCCGCCCGCAGTCGTTCCACCATGCGGATGACGTTGACGGAGTGTCCGTGAGCCGTATCCACGACCAGAGCGTCCACTCCGGCTTCCACGAGCGCATGGGCACGATCCATTGTGTCCTCTCGCACTCCCACGGCCGCCGCCGCGCGAAGCCGGCCCTCTTCGTCCTTGCAGGCATTGGGAAACAGTGATCGCTTCAGAATGTCCTTGGCCGTGACCAGTCCCGCCAGTCGTCCCTGACCATCTACCAGCAGCAATTTCTCGATCCGATGCTTCTGCAGGATCCTTTTGGCCGTGTCCAGGTCGGTCCCGAGTGGCGCGGTAATCAAACGATCTCGCGGAGTCATGATGTCGCGCAAGGGCCGAGCATAGTCTTCCTCGAAACGCAGGTCGCGGTCGGTCACGATTCCATGCAGTTCTTCGCCGCTGACGACCGGGATCCCGCTGATTCCCTTGTCACGCATTAATTTCAGAGCGTCTCCCACTCGGGCATTGGGAGGCAACGTATGCGGCTTGAGAATCGTTGCCGATTCACTCCGCTTGACTCGCGTGACCTCGGCCGCTTGCGCTTCCACCGACATGTTCTTGTGGACAACACCGATACCGCCTTCGCGGGCCAGCGCAATACACAGAGCCGCCTCGCTGACCGTATCCATGGCCGCCGAAACGAGCGGAATGTTGAGAGCGATTCGACGGCTGAAGCGAGTGCGAACAATGGCCTGCGAGGGGATCACTTCGGAATAGGCCGGGAGCAGCAGAACGTCGTCAAAGGTGATCCCGAGACATTCGATTTTTTCGTGAGCCAAGTTTCGTCCCTCGAATGGAGAACCGGCCTTCCGTCAGCCGGCCATGAACGTCGAATAGAAATACTGGAAATAGGTGAGCGTCCCTAAGCGGTTCTCGAGAACCGCCAGAGCAATCGCGGTCAGCGCACCCGCCAATACCATCACCACCGCGTATACCCGCAATCGAGTCGTCCCGAATCCCTCGCAGAGTGTGCTCATCAGCCGCAATCCTCCCCACACGATGCCTGCGACAACCGCAATCAAGACGGCGGTCGAGATCGTGGGAATCTGCACGGCTCGATGGAAGACCACCGATACCGGAAGCAGGAACAACACGGCTGCGAACGACCAGACGACGTAGTTCCACGCCTGCCGGGTGTCTACGCGGCTCCGCAGAATGGCGGATACAAACCGAATCAGCATCGCCTTGAGTACGATGAGGAGCGCGAAAAGCACCGAACAATACAAGAGCAACCGAACGGGATCGAGTATGAGTTCAATCACCCAAGCCTTGATATGAGCACCCGTCAAAAAGTGAGTGAGAGCATAGTCGAGCGCAAGGTTATCCTTCAAACTGTATAAACCCGCAGCCATCAGGAGACCCAGGGATACCGATTCGAGCGCCCACAAGAGCAGCGGCTGTCCGGGGTGCAGGAACCGGCGATGTCGCAGGTCGCTGCAGAATCCGTGCGCATGCAGGAAGGTGCGCTTGAGATTCTGTCGGAATACGTTATTGCGGCGCAATTCGATGGACAGCGCAAAGATCGCGATGAGTCCGGCCACCGGAAACACCAATGGCGGAGCGGTTGTTGAACTGATCGGTACCGGAGGAGATGCCTGCCCCGTCCGAACGAGATCCCGGAGCTTGGCATAGGCAAGACGTTCCTGACGATTCCAATCCACCAATCCGAAAGCGTAGAGATGGGGATCGTCGGCGGCCGGTTGACCGAGAAGCGGACTGCTTCCGTAATAATCACTCAGCGAGTGAATCAGGAAACCGTCCACGTCGGTCCGGTCTTCAACTGCGAGCACGCTGCGGGTCAGGAACTCCGCTTGATTCACGATGCCGGCGAAAGCCCGTTCGTCCGCACCTTCACTCCAAGCCGAACGTCGAATGCCGGAGAAGATCACCGGGACAACCGTCGTGGTCAGATCGTTCAACCGATTGCTCTGCGAATCCCACGCCATCAGGATGAAATCCGCAGGAATCGAACCCGCATTCGCGTTCCGGAGTTCCACGTAGCAGGGCCGTTCGTCAAGCTGTTTCACGTGCTGTCTGAGCCATCCCGCGAAATCCGCCGTCGCCGGATTTTTCCAATCCAATCCCGTTCCCAAACCCCAGGCCAGAACACAGGGATGCTGTTGAAAGGCTTCGATCTCCTGCGTGACGGCCTGCCCGACCAGCGCTCGATAGCTCGCTTGCTCCAGCAGCTTTCCCGGAATCCTGTCCACTCCGGTCTCCACAAGAACGGAAAGCCCCAGCTCGTCGGCAAGATCGAGCAGTAGCGGCGGCGGAGGATCGGAAGGAACTCGGATCACGTTCATTCCCAGATCACGAATCGAAATCAGATCCTGCCGCAGCCGAGTCGGCGACACGACCCGCCGTCCGATAGCGTATTCCGGAACGAAATCCACGCCGCGCACATAGAAAGGCTGTCCGTTGAGAAACAACGCGCCCTCGCGCACCTCCACCGTGCGGAAACCGAACGTCCGCTCAAACCGGTGAAGCGTATCGGAACCTGCGATTAGCGTCGCGGCAAGGGTATAAAGATGCGGCTGTGCCGGCGACCACAGATTCGCATGGAAAGGCGGCAGGGTGATGACGGCTTGATAGTCGTTCGCGCGACCCTGTCTCAAGACATCGTTTCGCCCCGATGCAACCGCTTGCCCCATCGAATCGTACACACTCACAAGAACGAGAACATCGGACTTGCGGCCACTGCTGTCGAGAGTGGTTTTCATCGGTCCATACTGTGCAATCCGTACTTGCGCCGTGCCGCTGATGACCGACAATTCGCTATTGGATTCCCTCATGAAGCGAGCGTCTTCAATGGACCACGAAGGCACTCCCCGAAGGTAAACGCCCGAGAAGCATCCTCCATAGTCCTGCGACTGCAGAAGCTGTCGCCGCACCGGAAACGTCCCTTTGGGCGTCAAATGATGCGTAATCCGCAGCTCGATTTCATTGGTTGTGCCGAATCGAAGCTGATCGGAGGCCAGGTCACAGACGAATCCAAGATGAAATCCGGTGAGCGAAGCCACCAGCCGACCGTTGATGCGAACCTCACAGGAATGGCTGATTTCCGGCAAGTGAAGCTGGAAATGTAGCGGGCGGAGTGAATCGGCAAGATAGAACGAACGCCGAAAAACCACCGGAGCGGCATCGCCTTCGAAACACCCCGGAATGAACGCCGA
This window contains:
- the rpsT gene encoding 30S ribosomal protein S20 is translated as MKTAAAARLRNRRDRARCRAAEKHVLNATDIAAARTALMEAYALMDRMVHKGLFHRNAAARRKAALAHRVNRMQA
- a CDS encoding NAD-dependent deacylase; this encodes MEIGTRLVQDIKNASHICVLTGAGISAESGVATFRGKEGLWSKFKPQELANMDAFMANPDLVWEWYQHRRDILTTVKPNPGHMALARWEELAPKFTLVTQNVDGLHLMAGSRNVLELHGNIRINRCNRCGSESSMEEITFAGKVPMCPCGGMLRPGVVWFGEMLPPGVFEAAAEASQRCDLFLTIGTSAVVYPAASLPEIALSRGIPVIEVNMEETPLSGSVTYHLLGPAGTILPELVEIFERGRRDSSSGSVAQ
- the guaB gene encoding IMP dehydrogenase, which produces MAHEKIECLGITFDDVLLLPAYSEVIPSQAIVRTRFSRRIALNIPLVSAAMDTVSEAALCIALAREGGIGVVHKNMSVEAQAAEVTRVKRSESATILKPHTLPPNARVGDALKLMRDKGISGIPVVSGEELHGIVTDRDLRFEEDYARPLRDIMTPRDRLITAPLGTDLDTAKRILQKHRIEKLLLVDGQGRLAGLVTAKDILKRSLFPNACKDEEGRLRAAAAVGVREDTMDRAHALVEAGVDALVVDTAHGHSVNVIRMVERLRAEFPAPDLIAGNVVTADGAEALVKAGADAVKIGVGPGSICTTRVVAGVGMPQVTAILEVIRATRERGIPAVADGGIRYSGDIAKAIAAGADSVMIGSLFAGTEESPGEMILLEGRSYKQFRGMGSVGAMKQGSADRYFQSAADASGKFVPEGIEGRVPYKGKLADTVFQLVGGLRAAMGYCGARDIAELHRNARLVQASSAGYRESHPHDVIITREAPNYERPR